Below is a window of Pedosphaera parvula Ellin514 DNA.
GCAGTCCCGTGCGAGTTTGCCACTTCACCCCGCGTGGCCTTAAAAGGAAAGTCGGGTTATCTCGGGTTATCTCGGGTTATCTCGCGCTATCTCGCCCTAACTCGGGTTATCTCGGATTGAAAAAGTTGGAAAGGAATGATGAATGCACACTCAGAGGAAATTGCGGAAATGTATAAAATAAAAGCATTGGAGATGCGCGTCAGGTTTGGATTGGGCCAGTTGGTCTCAACGCGCATGGTTCGTTGCTGGCGAGCATGTTCTGCAGGTAGTGGAGGTAATGAGTTCGGTAGGTATCGGAAGCCAACGGAAGCCAACGGAAGCCAACGGAAGGTATCGGAAGGCCCAGGAAATTTCGAATGGCGAGTTTCGATTTTCGAATGGATGGGTCTAACGCCACATAACGGTGGATAACGGTGGATAACGCCAGATAACGGTAGAAAATTTTTTATGGAAAGGTGTTAGATGGCTGGTTCAATCAAAATCTTATCATCGAAGGATGAAATGAAGGTGGCGGGGTGTTGTTCCGTTCCCTTGACATGAGGCTTTCGTTAAAGAAAACTGCCTGTTCTTATGGCCGAACCAAAGACCAATGAATTGATGGAAAAGATTGTATCGCTCTGCAAGCGCAGGGGATTCGTGTTTCAGTCCTCCGAGATCTACGGGGGCATCAATGGTTTTTGGGATTACGGTCCGTTGGGCGCGGAGTTGAAACGGAATGTGAAAGAACTCTGGTGGACCTCGATGACGCGGTTCCGGGAGGATGTGGTCGGGCTGGAAGCGACGATCATCATGTCGCCGGATATTTGGCGGGCGTCGGGGCATGTGGATACTTTTGCGGACATGATGCGGGAGTGTCCAATGACGAGGAAGCGGGTTCGAGCGGACCAGGTGGATCCGGTGTCGGGCGTGGTCTATCGGTTTACTGGGGCCAAGGCGAAGGCGACGGGATTTACGGTTGAGAAGGCATTTGCATTTTTGTTGAAGAAGGGGGAACACCCGGAGAGTGCGCGCAAGAAGGCGAAGGAATTTTATGCTTTGGGGTCTATTGATGCTGGGATGAAGGACCTGGCCGGGATTGAATTGATCGGTGAAGCAACATCAGCGGTGGAGAATTCCGTCGATTTTCATCCTGAGAGCAACGTGATGCTCAGTGAAGCGCGTCCTTTCAATTTGATGTTCAAGACCTACGTGGGGCCAGTGGAGAGCGAGGAGAATGTCGCTTATCTGCGTCCGGAGACGGCGCAGGCGATTTTTGCGCAGTTCAAGAATGTGCTGGAGACGTCGCGTCAGAAGGTGCCGTTTGGGATTGCGCAGGTGGGCAAGGCTTTTCGCAATGAAGTGACGCCGCGTAATTTTACCTTCCGCTCGCGTGAGTTCGAGCAGATGGAATTGGAATTTTTTATCAAGCCGGATGAAGCCATCGAGGCGATTAGTGGCACCGTGGCGAAACCGGAGACGAAGGGGCATCCGGGCGAGCCACAGTCGAACTGGGGTTGGCAGATGTGGCATCAATATTGGGTAGAAGAGCGGATTAAGTTTTACGACAACATTGGTTTGCCACGCACGACGTTGGAAGAGTATTGGCAGAAGCCGGAGGAACTGGCGCATTACGCGCGGGCGACGGTGGATTTGCTGTTCAAGTTCCCGTTCGGCACGCAGGAATTGGAAGGGATTGCGGCGCGAAGTGATTTTGATTTGAGCCAGCATGAACGTTTTTCGCGCAAGCCGATGGGAGTGTTTGATGATGATTTGCGCGCGGCCTGGGCGAAGTTGGACGACGTCAAGAAGCAGGAGTTGACCAAGCGCTACTACGAGGCGCGGGCGAGGTATTTGACCAAAACCGGCATGGATTCGGAGAAGGCAGCGAAGAAAGCCAAGGAAGATGCTGAAGGTTTGGCGAAGGGACAGTATATCCCGCACGTGATTGAGCCGTCGGCGGGTGTGGACCGATTGATCCTCGCGTTGATCAGCAATGCGTATGCTGAGGAAGAAGTCACTGATGATAAGGGCAAGGCGGAGACGCGCGTGGTGATGAGGTTCCATCCACGGGTTGCGCCAATTAAGGTGGCAGTTTTGCCACTGCTGAAGAACAAGCCGGAGTTGGTGGCGAAGTCGCGGGAAGTATTTGAATTGCTGCGTCGTGAAATGAACGCGTTTTATGATGATGGTGGAGCGATTGGGCGCCGGTATCGTCGTCAGGACGAAGCGGGCACGCCGTTCTGTGTGACCATCGATTTTGATACGCTGGGAGAGAAGCCGGAGTTGCTGAACACCGTGACTTTGCGCGATCGGGATACAATGCAGCAGACCCGTGTGAAGATTGACGAGTTGTTGCCTATGCTGTTGCAGAGGGTTCGATAAATGGCACAGGCTGAGCAGAAGCTGAAGGAACAGCCGATAAAAAAGCGAGCCCCGGTGCTCTACTTTATTATCGGGTTCAAGTTGTTGAAGGGGTTACTTCTCCTCTTGGTGGCACTGGGTGTGTACAGTCTTTCCGACAACAACCTGCCGGAGGAGTTTCGGAGCCTGCTGCAGTTCCTGCATCTGGATCCGGAGAAACAGTTCTTTTCAACATTGGCAAACAAGCTGAGCGACATCACACCCACCAACCTGCTCTGGGTTGCGCGCGGGACTTTTATTTACAGCTTGTTCTCGCTCGTGGAAGGCATCGGACTGGTCTTTCGCGCGAGTTGGGCGGGTTGGCTGGCGATTGGGGAATCGGCTTTTTTCATTCCGATCGAAGTGAGGGAATTGATGCATCAGCTACATTTTTCCTGGATCATTTTTAGCATCCTGATCCTGAACATTTTTATCGTTTGGTACCTGTGGGCCAACCGCCATCGACTTTACCGACATCATTAAAAACATTAGCTGCCAAGTTAGTTTTCGCTAGTGACCGGGGAAG
It encodes the following:
- a CDS encoding glycine--tRNA ligase; protein product: MAEPKTNELMEKIVSLCKRRGFVFQSSEIYGGINGFWDYGPLGAELKRNVKELWWTSMTRFREDVVGLEATIIMSPDIWRASGHVDTFADMMRECPMTRKRVRADQVDPVSGVVYRFTGAKAKATGFTVEKAFAFLLKKGEHPESARKKAKEFYALGSIDAGMKDLAGIELIGEATSAVENSVDFHPESNVMLSEARPFNLMFKTYVGPVESEENVAYLRPETAQAIFAQFKNVLETSRQKVPFGIAQVGKAFRNEVTPRNFTFRSREFEQMELEFFIKPDEAIEAISGTVAKPETKGHPGEPQSNWGWQMWHQYWVEERIKFYDNIGLPRTTLEEYWQKPEELAHYARATVDLLFKFPFGTQELEGIAARSDFDLSQHERFSRKPMGVFDDDLRAAWAKLDDVKKQELTKRYYEARARYLTKTGMDSEKAAKKAKEDAEGLAKGQYIPHVIEPSAGVDRLILALISNAYAEEEVTDDKGKAETRVVMRFHPRVAPIKVAVLPLLKNKPELVAKSREVFELLRREMNAFYDDGGAIGRRYRRQDEAGTPFCVTIDFDTLGEKPELLNTVTLRDRDTMQQTRVKIDELLPMLLQRVR
- a CDS encoding DUF2127 domain-containing protein, whose protein sequence is MAQAEQKLKEQPIKKRAPVLYFIIGFKLLKGLLLLLVALGVYSLSDNNLPEEFRSLLQFLHLDPEKQFFSTLANKLSDITPTNLLWVARGTFIYSLFSLVEGIGLVFRASWAGWLAIGESAFFIPIEVRELMHQLHFSWIIFSILILNIFIVWYLWANRHRLYRHH